TAAGAGCTTCAGAGATGAGTGCTAAGTATGCAGGGCCGCTACCTGCTAAGCCCGTAGCGATATCTAACTCTTTTTCGCTTCCCAGCCATACAGTTGGTCCTATTGCAGAGAAGATCTCTGTTGCTTGATCTTTATATGATGCATCTCCCGTCATTGTTGTCATAGAGTGGTGAACTGAAGCAGCCAGGTTTGGCATAGTTCTTACAACAGCCCCTGTATTAAAGTTATTACGTAGTTTTTCAACAGTACTTCCCGCTAAAACAGAGTAGATCACTTCAGCTTTACCAATAAACTTTTTTGAAACCTCTTCAATGTTATATGGTTTTACACATAATATAATCTGTTTCCCCTCTATGTTAAAGTCATCCATTAAAGCTTTTTCTGTCGGTACACCAAGCGCTTTTTCAAATTTTTCTAATTTTGTAAGGTCTCTTCCAACAACTTCTATTTTATATGTGTTTTTTAAGCCTTGGGCAATGCTAAGTGCCATATTTCCGTTACCAATAAAAGTTATTGTTTTCATATTTTGTCCTCATTATCTTTTATGTTATTATAACATCAATATATTAGAAGGATTTGAGTATGGAACAATTTTTAAACGAAGCAAAAAAAGGAAGTAGGGTTTTAAATACTTTAAGCGGTAGAGAAAAAAATAGAATTTTAAGAGAGATGGCTGAAGCGATGAGAGCAAATACAATGACTTTGATCGAAGCAAATGCAATAGATATGGCAAACGGGAAAGAGAATAATCTCTCTTCAGCACTGATGGACAGACTGTTATTAGATGAAAACAGAATCGATGCCATGGCTGTTGCAGTGGAGGAGATCGCAGCACTTAAGGAACCGACAGGTCGTGTACTAGATGGTTGGGTAACGGAAGATGGACTTAAGATCGAAAAAGTATCTATCCCTATAGGTGTGATAGGGATCATATATGAATCTCGTCCAAACGTTACAAGTGATACCGCTGCACTTTGTTTTAAAAGCTCAAACGTATGTGTACTAAAAGGTGGAAAAGAGGCTGAAAATTCTAATCAGGCGATTGCAAAAGTACTACAGGCTGTTTTAGAGAAAAATAACTTACCAAAAGAGCTTATTTCACTTTTACCTGATAGCTCACGTGAGGGTGTTGCTAAACTTATTAAGATGGATAAATATGTTGACCTTATTATTCCTCGCGGTGGTGAAGCACTAATTCGCTATGTAAGTGAGAATGCTACTGTAAGTGTTGTAAAACACGATAAGGGACTGTGTCATACATATATTGACAAAGATGCAGATCAGGAAAAAGCGGTAAAAATCGCGATCAATGCAAAAGTACAACGTCCAGGTGTTTGTAATGCTATGGAGACTTTACTTGTAGATAAAGCAGTAGCTGCAGAAGTTTTACCAAAACTAAAAGAGGGATTTGATGCAGCTGGAACAGACTTAAGAGGTTGTGGGGCTACACAAGATATCATCAATGTTACAAATGCAACTGATGAAGATTACGATACTGAGTATTTGGCAAACATCTTAAGCATTAAAGTTGTTGATGGTGTTAATGAAGCGATTGAGCATATTGTAAGATTCGGTTCGGGACACTCTGAGGCTATTATTACCGAAAATATTACAACTGCCGAAGAGTTTTTAAATAACATTGATGCAGCAGCACTTTATGTAAATGCAAGTACACGTTTTACTGATGGAGGGGCTTTTGGTTTTGGAGCGGAAGTTGGGATCTCAACAAATAAACTTCATGCTAGAGGACCTATGGGAATTGAAGGCTTAACAACATATAAGTTTAAAATCTACGGAAGCGGTCAAACAAGATAAAAAGAGTATCTATTTTTGATACTCTTTTATATCTTCAAGTAATATTTTCAGGTGGTGCTGATACTGTTGAATAAGTGTCAGGTAGCTTTTCTCTGTATCGTCTGAGAGAGAATCTTTTATATATGTCGCAACATTATGTAGTTTTACGGCACCGATATTTGCCGATACACCGATAATATCTAAAAGCAGTTTATCTGCTTTTTTCAGATCGTTATTTTCTAACATACTAATCAGTCTTTGATCGGAATCACTATATGTTTGTAAAAATTCACTTAAAATTTCATGGTAGAAAGCCTCGTCACCACCACAGATCTCTAAACCTTTATCGCCGTCAAGTTCTCTTGTTGAGACAACATTGACTATATCCTCATCATCTGATACTTCCTCTTCTGAATCTCCGGAATATGCATATAAAATATCATACAATGC
Above is a window of Sulfurimonas marina DNA encoding:
- a CDS encoding pyrroline-5-carboxylate reductase, translated to MKTITFIGNGNMALSIAQGLKNTYKIEVVGRDLTKLEKFEKALGVPTEKALMDDFNIEGKQIILCVKPYNIEEVSKKFIGKAEVIYSVLAGSTVEKLRNNFNTGAVVRTMPNLAASVHHSMTTMTGDASYKDQATEIFSAIGPTVWLGSEKELDIATGLAGSGPAYLALISEALTDGAVKQGLKRDDAMEIMRGLFGGFGKLIQDIHPALLKDGVMSPGGTTAAGYGALEKGNVRNACMDAIESAYKRATELS
- a CDS encoding glutamate-5-semialdehyde dehydrogenase, encoding MEQFLNEAKKGSRVLNTLSGREKNRILREMAEAMRANTMTLIEANAIDMANGKENNLSSALMDRLLLDENRIDAMAVAVEEIAALKEPTGRVLDGWVTEDGLKIEKVSIPIGVIGIIYESRPNVTSDTAALCFKSSNVCVLKGGKEAENSNQAIAKVLQAVLEKNNLPKELISLLPDSSREGVAKLIKMDKYVDLIIPRGGEALIRYVSENATVSVVKHDKGLCHTYIDKDADQEKAVKIAINAKVQRPGVCNAMETLLVDKAVAAEVLPKLKEGFDAAGTDLRGCGATQDIINVTNATDEDYDTEYLANILSIKVVDGVNEAIEHIVRFGSGHSEAIITENITTAEEFLNNIDAAALYVNASTRFTDGGAFGFGAEVGISTNKLHARGPMGIEGLTTYKFKIYGSGQTR